A genomic segment from Pseudoduganella chitinolytica encodes:
- a CDS encoding urate hydroxylase PuuD, whose translation MEVFGYLIPYGLEWLNLLVRWLHIITGIAWIGASFYFVWLDNSIRPPAPGSDLAKKGVMGELWAVHGGGFYNPQKYLVAPAELPKELHWFKWEAYSTWLSGFALLTIAYYFNAQAMMIDKSVADLTSWQAVGVGLGFLVAGWVVYDLLCRSPLGKHDLWFGIVIFALLVAATYGLTHLLSGRAAYIHVGAMIGTIMVANVAMLIIPGQRKMVSAMQAGGKPDPIHGIRAKQRSVHNNYFTLPVLFIMISNHYAMTYQHAHAWLVLAFIMAAGVFIRHFFNLRHKGRVEWRYPAIGVALLLAVAVAIAPPRPAASAAAADPAAQFAQVKAIMDRRCLSCHAAQPTQPGFATAPAGVAFDTPEQVRQRATQIHKQVVELKAMPIGNLTNMTDAERDQIAAWIAAGAK comes from the coding sequence ATGGAAGTTTTCGGCTACCTGATCCCGTACGGCCTCGAATGGCTCAACCTCCTCGTGCGCTGGCTGCACATCATCACGGGCATCGCCTGGATCGGCGCGTCGTTCTACTTCGTCTGGCTGGACAATTCGATCCGCCCGCCCGCGCCCGGTTCCGACCTGGCGAAAAAAGGCGTGATGGGCGAGCTGTGGGCGGTGCACGGCGGCGGCTTCTACAACCCGCAGAAATACCTGGTCGCGCCGGCCGAGCTGCCCAAGGAACTGCACTGGTTCAAGTGGGAGGCGTATTCGACGTGGCTGTCCGGCTTTGCCCTCCTGACCATCGCCTACTACTTCAACGCCCAGGCCATGATGATCGACAAGTCGGTGGCCGACCTGACCTCATGGCAGGCCGTGGGCGTGGGCCTGGGCTTCCTCGTCGCCGGCTGGGTCGTGTACGACCTGCTGTGCCGCTCGCCGCTGGGCAAGCACGACCTGTGGTTCGGCATCGTCATCTTCGCGCTGCTGGTGGCGGCGACCTATGGCCTGACGCACCTGTTGTCCGGCCGCGCCGCCTATATCCACGTGGGCGCGATGATCGGCACCATCATGGTGGCCAATGTGGCGATGCTGATCATCCCGGGCCAGCGCAAGATGGTCAGCGCGATGCAGGCAGGCGGCAAGCCCGATCCGATCCACGGCATCCGCGCCAAGCAGCGCAGTGTCCACAACAACTATTTCACGCTGCCGGTGCTGTTCATCATGATCAGCAACCACTATGCGATGACCTACCAGCATGCCCATGCCTGGCTGGTGCTGGCGTTCATCATGGCCGCGGGCGTGTTCATCCGCCACTTCTTCAACCTGCGGCACAAGGGCCGCGTCGAGTGGCGCTATCCGGCCATCGGCGTCGCGCTGCTGCTGGCGGTGGCCGTGGCCATTGCGCCGCCGCGTCCCGCCGCCAGCGCGGCCGCCGCCGATCCGGCCGCGCAGTTCGCCCAGGTCAAGGCCATCATGGACCGGCGCTGCCTGTCCTGCCATGCGGCGCAACCCACGCAGCCCGGTTTCGCGACCGCGCCGGCCGGCGTGGCGTTCGATACGCCCGAGCAGGTTCGCCAGCGCGCCACGCAGATCCACAAGCAGGTCGTCGAGCTGAAGGCCATGCCGATCGGGAATCTCACCAATATGACGGACGCGGAACGCGACCAGATCGCCGCGTGGATCGCGGCAGGAGCCAAGTAA
- a CDS encoding M20/M25/M40 family metallo-hydrolase has translation MNRPQQDQQKLQLADWIDAHFDEQVALLQQVLRVPTDTPPGNNAPHADTVAELVKQYGWHAEKHAVPETTVRDYGMESITNLVVRRPYGAGGPTVALNAHGDVVPPGDNWTYPPYGGVIEDGYLYGRAAAVSKSDFATYIFATRALEALGVPLRGGIELHFTYDEEFGGLLGPGWLLEQKVTKPDLVIAAGFSYQIVTAHNACLQLEITVHGKSGHGAMPETGVDALQAATKILNAIYGQLPELKKIKSNVAGIDSPTMLVGRIDGGTNTNVVPGKVVMKMDRRMIPEEDPVAVEAQVRAMIEEAVRDVPGIRLEIRRLLLSHALRPLPGSEALVGALQHNAEAVLGEAIPAVGTPLYADARLYGEHGIPAVLYGAGPRTVPESNAKKADERLLLEDLRRATKVVAFTLADLLA, from the coding sequence ATGAATCGCCCACAGCAAGACCAGCAAAAACTGCAGCTCGCCGACTGGATCGACGCCCACTTCGACGAGCAGGTAGCCCTGCTGCAGCAGGTGCTGCGCGTGCCGACCGATACCCCGCCGGGCAATAACGCGCCGCATGCGGACACGGTGGCCGAACTCGTCAAGCAGTACGGCTGGCACGCCGAGAAGCACGCGGTGCCGGAGACAACGGTGCGCGACTACGGCATGGAAAGCATCACCAACCTGGTGGTGCGCCGGCCATACGGCGCCGGTGGGCCGACGGTGGCGCTGAATGCGCACGGCGACGTCGTGCCGCCGGGCGATAACTGGACCTATCCGCCGTATGGCGGCGTGATCGAGGACGGCTACCTCTATGGCCGTGCCGCTGCTGTCTCGAAAAGCGACTTCGCCACCTACATCTTCGCCACCCGCGCGCTGGAAGCGCTGGGCGTGCCTTTGCGGGGCGGCATCGAACTGCACTTCACGTACGACGAGGAGTTCGGCGGCCTGCTGGGCCCCGGCTGGCTGCTGGAGCAGAAGGTGACGAAGCCGGACCTCGTCATCGCGGCCGGCTTCTCGTACCAGATCGTCACCGCCCACAACGCCTGCCTGCAGCTGGAGATCACCGTGCACGGCAAGTCCGGCCATGGCGCCATGCCGGAGACGGGTGTCGATGCGCTGCAGGCCGCGACGAAGATCCTGAATGCGATCTACGGCCAGTTGCCCGAGCTGAAGAAGATCAAGTCGAACGTCGCCGGTATCGACTCGCCCACGATGCTGGTCGGGCGCATCGACGGCGGCACCAATACCAACGTGGTGCCGGGCAAGGTGGTCATGAAGATGGACCGGCGCATGATCCCGGAGGAGGACCCGGTTGCCGTGGAGGCGCAGGTACGCGCCATGATCGAGGAAGCGGTGCGCGACGTGCCGGGCATCCGGCTGGAGATCCGGCGCCTGCTGCTGTCGCACGCGCTGCGGCCGCTGCCGGGCTCGGAGGCGCTCGTGGGCGCGTTGCAGCACAATGCCGAGGCGGTGCTGGGCGAGGCGATTCCGGCCGTCGGCACGCCGCTATACGCCGACGCGCGCCTGTACGGCGAACACGGCATCCCGGCGGTGCTGTACGGCGCCGGCCCGCGCACGGTGCCGGAGTCGAATGCGAAGAAGGCGGATGAACGGTTGCTGCTGGAGGACTTGCGGCGGGCGACGAAGGTGGTGGCGTTTACCTTGGCCGATTTGCTGGCGTAA